A genomic window from Manduca sexta isolate Smith_Timp_Sample1 chromosome 5, JHU_Msex_v1.0, whole genome shotgun sequence includes:
- the LOC115450244 gene encoding juvenile hormone epoxide hydrolase: MTKSNEKKTSGHSYPFLTFFIVTIVITFTVTWYVHKRLMIPPKMPKLDKNEWWGPVPQHIDPDESIQPFRIEFSDVMINDLRERLLHRRASPPPLEGVGFTYGFNSNFLTRVLDYWKNEYDFKGREEYLNKYNHYKTNIQGLDIHFMHILPKKKVDGDDVKTVPLLLLHGWPGSICEFYELIPKLMDVQPEDKFAFELVVPSLPGFGFSESAAVPGLGPAQMAVIMHKLMQRLNYRVYCIQGGDLGHTVGSIMATLYPRHVMGFHTNFPALVFNPLASIYVIFGSYWPSLTVNPEEESRMYPYMDYVTRTLEESGYMHIQATKPDTVGIALSDSPAGLAAYILEKFSTWTNPEHKRASDGNLLGKFSMAHLLDNIMVYWVTNSITTSMRVYAETINSKRITIDFDSIPTLVPTWGIKFKHELVYHPDYVLRLKYKKYLHSTLVEDGGHFAAMENPDIMAVDIKSAVKTFLQYRSPIISKRPPTAAETQPSTVYDFTVLDIQGREVKLDKYRGNVLIIVNVASECGLTETNYKEFNQLHEKYYERGLRILAFPCNQFGGQEPGGAKEILTFIKKNDLKLDFFEKVEVNGEKTHPLWKFLKQAQGGSFGDFIKWNFSKFIVDRNGVPVERFGPNVNPLELESNLQKYL, encoded by the exons ATGACGAAGAGCAATGAAAAGAAAACCAGTGGTCATTCATATCCA ttcttaacatttttcataGTGACCATTGTGATTACATTCACAGTAACATGGTATGTTCACAAAAGGTTAATGATACCACCGAAAATGCCAAAATTAGATAAGAATGAGTGGTGGGGTCCTGTTCCACAACATATTGATCCAGACGAGTCCATACAGCCTTTTAGAATAGAATTTTCTGACGTG ATGATAAATGATCTCAGAGAACGTCTCCTTCATCGCAGAGCATCTCCGCCTCCTCTAGAAGGCGTTGGTTTCACATACGGGTTCAATTCTAATTTCCTAACTCGAGTACTCGATTACTGGAAAAACGAATATGACTTCAAAGGACGAGAAGAGtacttaaataagtataatcattataaaacgAATATACAAGGACTGGACATACATTTTATGCATATATTGCCAAAGAAGAAGGTTGATGGTGATGATGTCAAg ACGGTGCCTCTCTTGTTGTTGCATGGATGGCCAGGGTCCATCTGCGAGTTCTACGAGCTCATACCGAAGCTGATGGACGTACAGCCTGAAGATAAGTTTGCATTCGAACTTGTTGTGCCAAGTCTGCCGGGTTTCGGATTCTCAGAG AGCGCCGCCGTGCCTGGCCTAGGGCCGGCCCAAATGGCGGTAATAATGCACAAGCTAATGCAGCGCCTGAACTACAGGGTGTACTGTATTCAAGGGGGCGATTTGGGCCACACAGTAGGCTCTATAATGGCCACTCTGTACCCTCGCCACGTGATGGGATTCCATACAAATTTCCCAGCACTCGTGTTTAATCCTTTAGCATcgatttatgttatttttg gGAGTTATTGGCCAAGTCTTACAGTGAATCCAGAAGAAGAAAGCCGTATGTACCCGTACATGGATTATGTAACGCGAACGCTAGAAGAGAGCGGTTACATGCATATACAAGCAACAAAGCCGGATACAGTTG GAATCGCTCTCTCAGACTCCCCAGCCGGGCTAGCGGCTTACATCCTGGAGAAATTCTCGACTTGGACCAACCCGGAACACAAGCGAGCTAGCGACGGAAACCTTTTGGGCAAATTCTCAATGGCTCACCTCCTAGATAACATCATGGTATACTGGGTTACCAACTCCATAACAACTAGCATGAGAGTGTATGCTGAAACTATTAATTCGAAGAGGATTACCATTGATTTTGACTC caTACCTACATTAGTGCCAACATGGGGTATAAAGTTTAAGCATGAGTTGGTCTACCACCCGGACTACGTGTTAAGGCTTAAATACAAGAAATACCTGCATTCCACGCTAGTTGAAGATGGCGGACATTTTGCAGCAATGGAGAATCCGGACATAATGGCCGTGGACATAAAAAGCGCTGTTAAAACCTTCCTCCAATACCGATCTCCTATAATATC taaacgGCCACCTACAGCGGCAGAAACACAACCAAGTACCGTATACGATTTCACAGTGTTAGATATACAGGGGCGCGAGGTAAAACTTGACAAATATCGAGGCAATGTACTGATCATAGTCAATGTCGCTTCTGAATGCGGACTCACCGAAACCAACTACAAAGAGTTCAATCAGCTGCACGAAAAGTACTACGAGAGAGGTCTTCGTATACTGGCATTCCCTTGCAACCAGTTTGGAGGCCAAGAACCTGGTGGTGCCAAAGAAATACTAACGTTTATCAAGAAAAATGATCTGAAGTTAGACTTTTTTGAGAAGGTCGAAGTGAATGGTGAAAAAACGCATCCACTTTGGAAATTCTTGAAGCAAGCACAGGGTGGTAGTTTTGGGGATTTCATTAAATGGAATTTTTCCAAGTTTATTGTGGATAGGAATGGCGTTCCAGTGGAGAGGTTCGGGCCAAATGTGAATCCGTTGGAGCTGGAatcaaatttacaaaaatatttgtaa